From Juglans regia cultivar Chandler chromosome 8, Walnut 2.0, whole genome shotgun sequence, the proteins below share one genomic window:
- the LOC108994535 gene encoding ABC transporter B family member 4-like isoform X1 → MEMENGLNVGTTTTQEGAKLKNNVEKAENNSPNVIGDREDFEKSTGGDQNSKSVSFLKLFSFADYTDVFLMIAGTMGAIGNGSGLPLITVLFGEMINSLGSSTDIVPLVSKVCLKIVYLGVGVGAAGFIQVACWMITGERQAARIRGLYLKAILRQDVAFFDKETNTGEVVERMSGDTVLIQDAMGEKVGKFLQLISTFIGGFVVAFSKGWLLTLVMLASFPLLVASGGLMSIVMAKTASRGQAAYSNAANVVEQTISSIRTVASFTGEKQAVMNYKRFLMTDYKAGVHEGLVSGLGFAAFKLVVFGSFAMAVWFGSKLILNKGYNGGDVLNVITAVLTGSASLGEASPCMNAFVAGKAAAYKMFKTIERKPKIDTYSTKGKILDDIHGDIELRDVFFSYPARPNEQIFSGFSLYINRGTTSALVGQSGIGKSTVISLIERFYDPQAGEVLIDGISLKDFHLKWIRQKIGLVSQEPVLFASSIKENIAYGKDGTTFEEIRVATELANAAKFIDKLPQGLDTVVGGHGMQLTGGQKQRIAIARAILKDPRILLLDEATSALDAESERIVQEALDRIMVNRTTVIVAHRLSTVRNADMIAVIRQGKIVEKGSHSELINNPNGAYSQLIHLKEVNKESEQASDDQNRSEITAESSRHSSLRYSQRMSHLRSISQGSSVNSCSRRSFSAFGLPIEVLIPDDKWTEPEEKFPKVSIRRLVYLNKPEIPILLLGAMAAILNGTLFPIFGMLLSKVIKSFYEPPHKLRKDTNFWSIIFVILGVVSFLAIPARAYLFSVAGCKLIQRVRLMCFEKLVHMEVGWFDKPEHSCGSIGARLSADAARVRALVGDSLGQILDVVASAIAGLVIAFVGSWQLAMIILALIPLIGINAYAQLKFMKGFSADAKMMYVEASQVANDAVGSIRTVASFCAEEKVMNLYRSKCEGPRKAGIKQGLITGTGYGTSFGLLFLAYATFFYAGAQLVEAGKATSSDVFQVFFALTMAATGVSQTSSMGPDTGKAKNAVSSIFAIIDQQSKIDASDEYGITLDNFKGGIEFRHVSFKYPCRPDVQIFHDLSLTIHSNKTVALVGESGSGKSTVISLLQRFYEPDSGHIKLDGIEIQKFQVKWLR, encoded by the exons ATGGAGATGGAAAATGGCTTGAACGTCGGAACAACAACCACGCAGGAGGGCGCCAAACTCAAAAACAACGTAGAAAAAGCTGAGAATAATAGCCCGAACGTGATCGGTGATCGAGAAGACTTCGAGAAGAGTACAGGAGGAGATCAGAATTCCAAAAGTGTTTCATTTCTTAAGCTTTTCTCGTTTGCAGATTACACTGATGTTTTCCTGATGATTGCTGGTACAATGGGTGCCATTGGAAATGGCTCAGGTCTGCCCCTTATAACAGTATTATTCGGGGAAATGATTAATAGTTTGGGAAGTAGTACAGACATTGTTCCTTTAGTTTCCAAG GTCTGTCTAAAAATAGTCTACCTGGGTGTTGGGGTTGGTGCCGCAGGATTCATCC AGGTGGCTTGTTGGATGATCACAGGGGAGAGACAAGCTGCGAGAATACGGGGTTTGTACTTGAAGGCTATTTTGAGACAAGATGTGGCTTTTTTCGATAAAGAAACGAACACtggagaggtggttgagaggaTGTCTGGTGACACTGTTCTCATACAAGATGCGATGGGTGAGAAG GTTGGGAAATTTCTGCAGCTGATATCAACATTCATTGGAGGTTTTGTTGTGGCATTTTCCAAAGGCTGGCTTCTTACCCTTGTCATGTTGGCTTCATTTCCTCTTCTTGTGGCATCTGGTGGTCTTATGTCAATTGTGATGGCTAAGACAGCTTCCCGTGGACAAGCTGCTTATTCAAATGCAGCGAATGTGGTTGAACAAACAATCAGTTCAATCAGGACA GTGGCATCATTTACTGGGGAGAAACAAGCTGTAATGAACTATAAAAGGTTCCTGATGACAGATTACAAAGCTGGTGTTCATGAAGGCTTGGTTTCGGGGTTAGGTTTTGCAGCCTTTAAGTTAGTAGTATTTGGCAGCTTTGCTATGGCAGTATGGTTTGGATCAAAATTGATACTGAATAAAGGATACAATGGGGGTGATGTGCTGAATGTGATTACGGCTGTGTTGACTGGATCTGC GTCCCTAGGCGAGGCATCTCCCTGCATGAATGCCTTCGTTGCCGGTAAAGCTGCTGCATATAAGATGTTTAAGACAATTGAGCGGAAGCCAAAGATAGATACGTATAGCACAAAGGGAAAGATTTTGGATGATATTCATGGAGATATTGAGTTGAGAGATGTCTTTTTTAGTTATCCAGCCAGACCCAACGAGCAAATATTCAGTGGATTCTCTCTTTATATCAATAGAGGCACAACTTCAGCTTTGGTTGGACAAAGTGGAATTGGGAAGTCAACAGTGATAAGTCTAATAGAGAGATTCTATGATCCACAGGCTGGGGAAGTTCTGATAGATGGCATTAGCCTCAAAGATTTCCATCTTAAATGGATTAGGCAGAAAATTGGTCTTGTTAGCCAAGAACCTGTGTTGTTTGCATCCAGCATTAAGGAAAATATTGCATATGGAAAGGATGGTACAACCTTTGAAGAGATAAGAGTTGCCACTGAACTTGCAAATGCTgctaaatttattgataaattgcCTCag GGACTAGATACCGTGGTTGGTGGGCATGGAATGCAGCTAACTGGTGGTCAGAAGCAGAGAATTGCCATTGCAAGAGCAATTCTAAAAGACCCTCGAATTTTACTTCTGGATGAAGCAACAAGTGCACTTGACGCAGAATCTGAGAGAATTGTGCAGGAGGCATTGGACAGGATCATGGTCAACCGAACTACCGTTATTGTTGCCCATCGTTTAAGTACAGTCAGAAATGCTGATATGATTGCAGTCATTCGACAAGGAAAGATAGTTGAAAAGG GATCACACTCGGAACTAATCAACAATCCTAATGGAGCATACTCACAACTCATACACTTGAAAGAAGTAAACAAAGAGTCGGAACAGGCATCAGACGATCAAAACAGATCAGAAATTACTGCTGAATCTTCTAGACACTCAAGTCTGAGATACAGTCAAAGAATGTCACACCTAAGATCTATAAGTCAGGGATCATCTGTTAATAGTTGCAGCCGCCGTTCATTCTCAGCCTTTGGATTGCCCATAGAAGTCCTCATCCCTGATGATAAGTGGACAGAACCAGAAGAAAAGTTTCCAAAGGTCTCAATCCGCCGCCTTGTCTACCTCAACAAGCCAGAGATTCCTATTCTTCTTCTTGGGGCTATGGCTGCAATCCTAAATGGCACATTATTTCCTATATTTGGTATGCTGCTCTCCAAGGTAATCAAATCCTTTTACGAACCACCTCATAAACTGAGAAAGGACACAAATTTTTGGTCAATAATATTTGTGATCCTTGGTGTGGTATCGTTTCTTGCAATTCCAGCACGAGCATACCTTTTTTCTGTGGCCGGTTGCAAGTTAATTCAACGTGTTAGATTGATGTGTTTTGAGAAGTTGGTTCACATGGAGGTTGGTTGGTTTGATAAGCCTGAGCACTCATGTGGCTCGATTGGTGCTAGGCTTTCAGCAGATGCTGCTAGAGTGCGAGCTCTTGTTGGAGATTCACTTGGTCAGATTCTTGATGTTGTTGCTTCAGCAATTGCAGGTTTAGTCATTGCATTTGTTGGAAGTTGGCAGTTGGCAATGATTATCCTTGCATTGATTCCTCTGATTGGTATCAATGCATATGCTCAATTAAAGTTCATGAAAGGATTCAGTGCAGATGCAAAG ATGATGTATGTGGAAGCAAGCCAAGTTGCCAATGATGCAGTTGGGAGTATAAGAACTGTTGCTTCTTTCTGTGCTGAAGAGAAGGTGATGAATCTATACAGAAGCAAATGTGAAGGCCCAAGGAAGGCAGGGATAAAGCAAGGCTTGATCACTGGAACAGGATATGGGACATCTTTTGGCTTGTTGTTTCTTGCCTATGCTACCTTTTTCTATGCAGGAGCTCAACTGGTTGAGGCAGGGAAAGCAACATCCTCAGATGTTTTCCAA GTTTTCTTTGCTTTGACCATGGCAGCCACGGGAGTTTCTCAAACAAGTTCCATGGGTCCAGATACTGGCAAAGCCAAGAATGCTGTTTCTTCCATATTTGCAATAATAGACCAGCAATCGAAGATAGATGCAAGTGATGAGTATGGTATAACCTTAGACAATTTCAAAGGAGGAATTGAGTTTCGTCATGTAAGCTTTAAGTATCCATGCAGGCCAGATGTTCAGATTTTCCATGACCTCAGCTTGACTATCCATTCTAACAAG acaGTTGCCTT
- the LOC108994535 gene encoding ABC transporter B family member 4-like isoform X2, translating into MEMENGLNVGTTTTQEGAKLKNNVEKAENNSPNVIGDREDFEKSTGGDQNSKSVSFLKLFSFADYTDVFLMIAGTMGAIGNGSGLPLITVLFGEMINSLGSSTDIVPLVSKVCLKIVYLGVGVGAAGFIQVACWMITGERQAARIRGLYLKAILRQDVAFFDKETNTGEVVERMSGDTVLIQDAMGEKVGKFLQLISTFIGGFVVAFSKGWLLTLVMLASFPLLVASGGLMSIVMAKTASRGQAAYSNAANVVEQTISSIRTVASFTGEKQAVMNYKRFLMTDYKAGVHEGLVSGLGFAAFKLVVFGSFAMAVWFGSKLILNKGYNGGDVLNVITAVLTGSASLGEASPCMNAFVAGKAAAYKMFKTIERKPKIDTYSTKGKILDDIHGDIELRDVFFSYPARPNEQIFSGFSLYINRGTTSALVGQSGIGKSTVISLIERFYDPQAGEVLIDGISLKDFHLKWIRQKIGLVSQEPVLFASSIKENIAYGKDGTTFEEIRVATELANAAKFIDKLPQGLDTVVGGHGMQLTGGQKQRIAIARAILKDPRILLLDEATSALDAESERIVQEALDRIMVNRTTVIVAHRLSTVRNADMIAVIRQGKIVEKGSHSELINNPNGAYSQLIHLKEVNKESEQASDDQNRSEITAESSRHSSLRYSQRMSHLRSISQGSSVNSCSRRSFSAFGLPIEVLIPDDKWTEPEEKFPKVSIRRLVYLNKPEIPILLLGAMAAILNGTLFPIFGMLLSKVIKSFYEPPHKLRKDTNFWSIIFVILGVVSFLAIPARAYLFSVAGCKLIQRVRLMCFEKLVHMEVGWFDKPEHSCGSIGARLSADAARVRALVGDSLGQILDVVASAIAGLVIAFVGSWQLAMIILALIPLIGINAYAQLKFMKGFSADAKMMYVEASQVANDAVGSIRTVASFCAEEKVMNLYRSKCEGPRKAGIKQGLITGTGYGTSFGLLFLAYATFFYAGAQLVEAGKATSSDVFQVFFALTMAATGVSQTSSMGPDTGKAKNAVSSIFAIIDQQSKIDASDEYGITLDNFKGGIEFRHVSFKYPCRPDVQIFHDLSLTIHSNKLPWLEKVGVGNPQSSHCCKGFMNLILVILNLMELKFRSFK; encoded by the exons ATGGAGATGGAAAATGGCTTGAACGTCGGAACAACAACCACGCAGGAGGGCGCCAAACTCAAAAACAACGTAGAAAAAGCTGAGAATAATAGCCCGAACGTGATCGGTGATCGAGAAGACTTCGAGAAGAGTACAGGAGGAGATCAGAATTCCAAAAGTGTTTCATTTCTTAAGCTTTTCTCGTTTGCAGATTACACTGATGTTTTCCTGATGATTGCTGGTACAATGGGTGCCATTGGAAATGGCTCAGGTCTGCCCCTTATAACAGTATTATTCGGGGAAATGATTAATAGTTTGGGAAGTAGTACAGACATTGTTCCTTTAGTTTCCAAG GTCTGTCTAAAAATAGTCTACCTGGGTGTTGGGGTTGGTGCCGCAGGATTCATCC AGGTGGCTTGTTGGATGATCACAGGGGAGAGACAAGCTGCGAGAATACGGGGTTTGTACTTGAAGGCTATTTTGAGACAAGATGTGGCTTTTTTCGATAAAGAAACGAACACtggagaggtggttgagaggaTGTCTGGTGACACTGTTCTCATACAAGATGCGATGGGTGAGAAG GTTGGGAAATTTCTGCAGCTGATATCAACATTCATTGGAGGTTTTGTTGTGGCATTTTCCAAAGGCTGGCTTCTTACCCTTGTCATGTTGGCTTCATTTCCTCTTCTTGTGGCATCTGGTGGTCTTATGTCAATTGTGATGGCTAAGACAGCTTCCCGTGGACAAGCTGCTTATTCAAATGCAGCGAATGTGGTTGAACAAACAATCAGTTCAATCAGGACA GTGGCATCATTTACTGGGGAGAAACAAGCTGTAATGAACTATAAAAGGTTCCTGATGACAGATTACAAAGCTGGTGTTCATGAAGGCTTGGTTTCGGGGTTAGGTTTTGCAGCCTTTAAGTTAGTAGTATTTGGCAGCTTTGCTATGGCAGTATGGTTTGGATCAAAATTGATACTGAATAAAGGATACAATGGGGGTGATGTGCTGAATGTGATTACGGCTGTGTTGACTGGATCTGC GTCCCTAGGCGAGGCATCTCCCTGCATGAATGCCTTCGTTGCCGGTAAAGCTGCTGCATATAAGATGTTTAAGACAATTGAGCGGAAGCCAAAGATAGATACGTATAGCACAAAGGGAAAGATTTTGGATGATATTCATGGAGATATTGAGTTGAGAGATGTCTTTTTTAGTTATCCAGCCAGACCCAACGAGCAAATATTCAGTGGATTCTCTCTTTATATCAATAGAGGCACAACTTCAGCTTTGGTTGGACAAAGTGGAATTGGGAAGTCAACAGTGATAAGTCTAATAGAGAGATTCTATGATCCACAGGCTGGGGAAGTTCTGATAGATGGCATTAGCCTCAAAGATTTCCATCTTAAATGGATTAGGCAGAAAATTGGTCTTGTTAGCCAAGAACCTGTGTTGTTTGCATCCAGCATTAAGGAAAATATTGCATATGGAAAGGATGGTACAACCTTTGAAGAGATAAGAGTTGCCACTGAACTTGCAAATGCTgctaaatttattgataaattgcCTCag GGACTAGATACCGTGGTTGGTGGGCATGGAATGCAGCTAACTGGTGGTCAGAAGCAGAGAATTGCCATTGCAAGAGCAATTCTAAAAGACCCTCGAATTTTACTTCTGGATGAAGCAACAAGTGCACTTGACGCAGAATCTGAGAGAATTGTGCAGGAGGCATTGGACAGGATCATGGTCAACCGAACTACCGTTATTGTTGCCCATCGTTTAAGTACAGTCAGAAATGCTGATATGATTGCAGTCATTCGACAAGGAAAGATAGTTGAAAAGG GATCACACTCGGAACTAATCAACAATCCTAATGGAGCATACTCACAACTCATACACTTGAAAGAAGTAAACAAAGAGTCGGAACAGGCATCAGACGATCAAAACAGATCAGAAATTACTGCTGAATCTTCTAGACACTCAAGTCTGAGATACAGTCAAAGAATGTCACACCTAAGATCTATAAGTCAGGGATCATCTGTTAATAGTTGCAGCCGCCGTTCATTCTCAGCCTTTGGATTGCCCATAGAAGTCCTCATCCCTGATGATAAGTGGACAGAACCAGAAGAAAAGTTTCCAAAGGTCTCAATCCGCCGCCTTGTCTACCTCAACAAGCCAGAGATTCCTATTCTTCTTCTTGGGGCTATGGCTGCAATCCTAAATGGCACATTATTTCCTATATTTGGTATGCTGCTCTCCAAGGTAATCAAATCCTTTTACGAACCACCTCATAAACTGAGAAAGGACACAAATTTTTGGTCAATAATATTTGTGATCCTTGGTGTGGTATCGTTTCTTGCAATTCCAGCACGAGCATACCTTTTTTCTGTGGCCGGTTGCAAGTTAATTCAACGTGTTAGATTGATGTGTTTTGAGAAGTTGGTTCACATGGAGGTTGGTTGGTTTGATAAGCCTGAGCACTCATGTGGCTCGATTGGTGCTAGGCTTTCAGCAGATGCTGCTAGAGTGCGAGCTCTTGTTGGAGATTCACTTGGTCAGATTCTTGATGTTGTTGCTTCAGCAATTGCAGGTTTAGTCATTGCATTTGTTGGAAGTTGGCAGTTGGCAATGATTATCCTTGCATTGATTCCTCTGATTGGTATCAATGCATATGCTCAATTAAAGTTCATGAAAGGATTCAGTGCAGATGCAAAG ATGATGTATGTGGAAGCAAGCCAAGTTGCCAATGATGCAGTTGGGAGTATAAGAACTGTTGCTTCTTTCTGTGCTGAAGAGAAGGTGATGAATCTATACAGAAGCAAATGTGAAGGCCCAAGGAAGGCAGGGATAAAGCAAGGCTTGATCACTGGAACAGGATATGGGACATCTTTTGGCTTGTTGTTTCTTGCCTATGCTACCTTTTTCTATGCAGGAGCTCAACTGGTTGAGGCAGGGAAAGCAACATCCTCAGATGTTTTCCAA GTTTTCTTTGCTTTGACCATGGCAGCCACGGGAGTTTCTCAAACAAGTTCCATGGGTCCAGATACTGGCAAAGCCAAGAATGCTGTTTCTTCCATATTTGCAATAATAGACCAGCAATCGAAGATAGATGCAAGTGATGAGTATGGTATAACCTTAGACAATTTCAAAGGAGGAATTGAGTTTCGTCATGTAAGCTTTAAGTATCCATGCAGGCCAGATGTTCAGATTTTCCATGACCTCAGCTTGACTATCCATTCTAACAAG TTGCCTT